TAATAAGTTATTTTTCACCGCATTAGCACTAAAATTGGCATAACAGTACAAACACCCGTGTTTACAAGTGTTGTAAGCACCAATATCAACACTGGCTGCGCACCCACACATAGTTCGCTGGTTTTTATCCTTATCAAGGCGTAGTTCTTGCCCAATTATCCTTGCTATCAAACAATCATCAATACATTTTCCATGTTCAATCCCTACTGATGACAGGTCGACTAACTCGGAGCAAGTTTGTATTATCAGCCCATACTTACTGGCAATGTTTTTAAACCTGCCGCCAATTTCAAGCATAAGTTGGACGTTTATGGGCTTTAGCGGAATATTGCTCATGTTCCGTTCAGCTTTCTTATACAAATCTAAAAAACTTATTATACAGCGATCAGTCCGTCCTTGCAATGCATTCGCAATAGCTTCAAATTTGCGGCTGTGATATTCAAAATCTAGTTCGTCTGTTAAAATAATCGGATCATAACGCCAAATTGTTCTTTCCTTGCCAATAATTGCAGACAGCTGTTTAAATGCTTCTATTACAGCCGGCTTAGCAAGCACATTGGCTTCGATTTTTTCATTATATGGCGTAATCGTGATTTGAAAATAAAAGTCATATTCCGCCAGCAACTCTAACTTATCTAAAATGGGGACAGGATTCTTTGTCCAAAAGACAATGCAGTCGATTACCTCGGGACTTAGTATTACCTTGCTTACCTGCTGAAAATTTACTGGATTCCGGACAAGTACATACCCCGCCTTTAAACGTTTAAAAAACCAATCCGAATAGAAAGCTGGTATGTCCGTTCGCCGACTAACACTTAAAATCAAGCAATCACTTCCTAGCAAAATGCAATAATTTGCGTTTAAACAAGCCAACCTCGCTGCCAGAAAATATAAACAATAATAATATTGAAAATACACAGTAACGGAATGCCGACTTTAAAGGACCAATGGCGTGTTTTATGACGGAATATCTGCATTCCAATAAGAATGCCGACCGCCCCGAAAGCAAAAGCAGCCAAAAAGAAAGTTCGTTCTCTAATGCGCCACGCATTTTGCCTAGCCCGCTGTTTATCTAGCATCACCAGAAAAAAACCGACGAGATTCCAAAGAATATATAATGTAATCACTAAACCATCTCTCTCTGCCCTTATTACCTAATCTTACTGCCATTAGATAGCAATCGTATAATAGTTAGCGCCTCAGAAGGTTTCATCTTATCCTCATAGCCTAACTCTTTTAGCTCAGCCCAAACACTTTGTTGTACTTTTGGCGAAAGCGATGTCACGCTCTGGATTTCAGAAAC
The nucleotide sequence above comes from Veillonellaceae bacterium. Encoded proteins:
- a CDS encoding DUF1294 domain-containing protein; translation: MLDKQRARQNAWRIRERTFFLAAFAFGAVGILIGMQIFRHKTRHWSFKVGIPLLCIFNIIIVYIFWQRGWLV
- a CDS encoding DUF1848 domain-containing protein — its product is MILSVSRRTDIPAFYSDWFFKRLKAGYVLVRNPVNFQQVSKVILSPEVIDCIVFWTKNPVPILDKLELLAEYDFYFQITITPYNEKIEANVLAKPAVIEAFKQLSAIIGKERTIWRYDPIILTDELDFEYHSRKFEAIANALQGRTDRCIISFLDLYKKAERNMSNIPLKPINVQLMLEIGGRFKNIASKYGLIIQTCSELVDLSSVGIEHGKCIDDCLIARIIGQELRLDKDKNQRTMCGCAASVDIGAYNTCKHGCLYCYANFSANAVKNNLLKHDPNSPMLSGNLEPGDKVTERKMKSCRTKQLGLF